The genomic DNA ATTTTAATAATATCTTCCTGTTATTCTCTGTGATTAAATGGGAGCAGGATTTGGCAAACTCCTTTATGATTATTAAAAATATACCTAAAGCAATTACAAAGTGAATACTATGTAAAATTTGCATAAACTAACTCCTTAAAAAAATATGTTTTATAAATAATATTATTTCGGAGTTTATAATATGACAAAAAAACACCTATAACAGGTGTTTTCTAATTTTCTTATGGTGCCTCAGGGCAGAATCGAACTGCCGACACGAGGATTTTCAGTCCTCTGCTCTACCGACTGAGCTACCGAGGCACATATACTTTACTGGCGGAGCTGACGGGATTCGAACCCGCGATCTCCTGCGTGACAGGCAGGCATGTTAGGCCTCTACACCACAGCTCCTTATTTGGTGACCCCTAGGGGATTCGAACCCCTGTTACCGCCGTGAAAGGGCGGTGTCTTAACCACTTGACCAAGGGGCCTAAATGGTGAGCCATCCGCGACTCGAACGCGGGACACCCTGATTAAAAGTCAGGTGCTCTACCGACTGAGCTAATGGCTCATAACTGACACTTGTATATAATACTATGATATACACAAAGTGTCAATAGTTTTTTTGTTTTTTTATTTCTTATAACAAAGAAATTAACTCTTTAGTTTGTTCCCTTTTAGGACCTACTGATATCATTGCTACTGGTACTCCTACTAACTCTTCAATTCTTCTAATATATTTTTGGGCGTTTATAGGTAAATCATCAAAACTTGTTATTTTGCTAATATCTTCAGTCCAACCATCCATTTCTTCATATACTGGCTTACATTTTTGTAATTTTTCTATTGTAGCAGGAAAGTGTTCAACTTTAACTCCATCAATTTCATAAGCTGTACAAATTTTAATTTTAGACTGTCCTGTTAAAACATCTAATAAAGTTATAGCTAAATAATCTAAGCCACTAACCCTTTTAGCATGGCGTAAAATAACAGTATCTATCCAACCAATTCTTCTAGGCCTTCCTGTAGTAGTTCCATATTCTCTACCTATTTCCCTTATCTGGTCTGCAGTTTGATCAAAAATTTCTGTAGGGAAAGGTCCATCTCCTACCCTAGTAGAATATGCTTTGACAACACCTAATACTTTATCTATTTTAGAAGGTCCTAAACCAGCACCTATACATACTCCTCCTGCAACTGGATTAGATGCTGTTACATAAGGATATGTTCCATGATCAATATCTAATAACGTTCCTTGTGCCCCTTCAAAAACAACTTTTTTACCTGAATTCAAAACTTCTTCTAATAGAACTGAGGTGTTACAAATATATTGTTTGATCTTTTTACTGTACTCTAAATATTTAGTATATATTTCTTGGAAATCTAAAGGTTGTCCTCCATAATATCTTTCGATTAGTAAATTTTTATCTTCTAAATTTGCTGCTAATTTTTCTTTAAAAACTTCCTCATCTAAAATGTCCGCCATCCTAATACCACATCTTGCTACCTTATCCATGTAAGCAGGTCCTATACCCTTTCCTGTAGTTCCTATTTTATTTTTTCCCCTTCTTGTTTCTGCAAGTAAATCTATTTCTTTATGGTAAGGTAATATCAAATGGGCACTTTCACTTATCCGTAAGTTAGAGACATCTACTCCTAAATCTTCTAGATAATTTATTTCTTTTACTAAGGCTTCTAGATCTACTACCATCCCATTACCAATTATGCATATTTTATCTTTATTCAATATTCCTGATGGTATTAAGTGGAGTTTATATGTTTTACCACCAATAACGATGGTATGCCCAGCATTATTACCTCCTTGATATCTTACAACTACATCGGCCCTTTCAGCCATATAGTCAGTTATTTTACCTTTACCTTCATCGCCCCATTGGGTACCTACAATAACTAATGTTTTCATTAAAATCCCCCTTTATTTATTGCAAATATGTCTAGCAACTACAACTCCTGAAACTGATGCTTGCATTAATCCTCTAGTTAAACCAGCACCATCTCCGATGGTATATAACCCTTCAATTTTGGTTTGGAAATTTTCATCTATGCTTACTTTAGAAGAGTAAAATTTAACCTCTACTCCATATAACAAAGTATTTTTAGAATAAATACCTGGTGCAATTTTATCAAAAGCTTTTAAAGTTTCCACAATTGATGTTAGATATCTGTGAGGTAAAACAAAACTAAGATCCCCTGGCACCGCACTTTTTAAAGTTGGTACAGTTGTTGACTTAGACAATCTATGACTGTTAGTTCTCCTACCATTTAACAAATCCCCTAGCCTTTGTACTAAGATTCCGCCCCCTGTTATCATATTCCCTAATTTAGCAATGTATTTACCATACTCTATAGGTTGATCAAAGGGTTCTGTAAATTTTGTTGATACCAATAAAGCAAAGTTAGTATTAGGACTTTTTTGTTTATCATCGGCAAAACTATGACCATTTACCACCGCTAAATTCTCATCATAATGTTCTTCTGATACATATCCACCTGGATTAACACAGAATGAGCGGACTTTATTTTCAAAGGTATCAGAGTAATAAATCAACTTCGGTTCGTATAGATGCTTTGTTAGATGGTCTAACACCGAATTGGGGACTTCCACCCTAACACCAATATCTACTTCATTATTTTCTGTTTTTATATTTGCATTTTTCATTAGTTTTTCTAACCATCCCGCTCCACCCCTTCCTGGAGCTAAAACAATATTTTTACCGAAATACTCTTTTTCTCCTTCTTTATTTTTAGCTTTAACACCTTTTATTTGTTCATTTTCAATGATTAAATCAGTAACTTCAGTCAGCTGGAGAAAAGTAAAGTTTTTATGCTCCTTTAAAGCATAGTACATTTTCTTTAAAACTTCATACCCTAAATCAGTTCCTAAATGTCTAACAGGACATGGAACCAGCTTTATATTGTATTTTGATGCTTCATACATTATCTCTTCTACTTTCTTATTATCGAGGCCGTGTATTTTCCCGTTGGCCCCAAAACTAACATATATGTTATCAACATATTTTATTAATTCTTGTACCTTTTGATAATCCATGTATTCTGTTAATCTTCCTCCAACCTCTGGAGACAAAGATAGTTTCCCATCACTAAAGGCTCCTGCCCCTGACCAACCATTAACTATACCACAAGGTTGGCAATGGACACATTTTTGTAAAGTTCTTAATGGGCATGTCCTCTTTTCTATTGTTCTTCCTTTATCAAGTATAAGGATTTTTTTGTCCTTATCTTTTTTTACCAACTCTAAAGCTGTAAAAATACCTGCAGGACCTGCACCTACAATAATAACATCATAAGTCATAGGAATCCCTCCTAATTTTAATACATCCTATGCTAGTTTAAACTAAATCCTTAATTAAAGCAAGGGGAAAACATGAACTTTTTGTATTTACTTTTATTAAACGTTCGTTAAATGTATTGTTTAGAATGTTTTGTCCATTAAATTATTATTTTAACTGTTTTTTTTACGAATATCACTAGCATCCCTAACTGTATTAGTATTGCCAAATAATTTTATAGATATTTATTATTTATATTATAAACAACAAAGGAAGAGTTTTATGACCCTTCCTTTGTTGTAAGTAATTCAATTACATATTTAGCACTGTTTACAAGGTCTTCTATAGAAATTTGTTCATTGGTAGTATGGGGCTTAACCATTCCTATACCTAAATTAACTGTTGGTATTCCATAGGTATTAAGAATATTAGTATCACTACCACCACCAGTAGCTTTTAATACCACATTAAACCCTAAATTTCTTGCTGCTTTTATAGCATTTTGTACAACAGGGTCCTTTTCAGTTAAATCAAATGCCGAATACATTCTTTCTGTTTTAACTATTGCTTCTCCGCCAAGTTCTTTAGCCCACTTTTCAAAACAATCTACCATATGTTTAGTTTGTAAATTTAATTTCTCTTCTACTGTACTCCGTGCTTCTCCTTTAATTTCAACTTTATCTGTTACAATATTTGTTGCCGTTCCGCCAGAAATTATTCCAATATTTGCAGTGGTATCTTCATCGATTCTAAGTAGTTTCATTTCAGCTATAGCTTTGCTAGCAATTACAATGGCACTGACTCCTTCTTCTGGGCTTACACCTGCATGGGCAGCTTTTCCTTTTATTACTACTTCGATTTTATCTTGAGCTGGTCCTTTAACGACAATTGTCCCTGGTTTACCATCACTGTCAAGTACATATCCCATTTTCGCACTTAATTTTTTATAATCTAAATTTTTTGCTCCAAATAATCCCCCTTCTTCAGCAATGGTAAATACCACTTCTATATCACCATGGGGGATATCATTTTCTTTTACAGCCCTTATCCCTTCTAAAATTGCTGCAATACCACCTTTATCATCTGCTCCTAAAATAGTATCTGTTTCACTATAAATTATTCCATCTTTAATTATTGGTTTAATGCCTTCTCCAGGGACAACGGTGTCCATATGGGCAGAAAAAAGAATGGTAGGTTTTTCTAAAGTTCCCTTTATTTTAGCTATAATATTTCCTGTGTTTGAACCTACTTTTTCACCAGCTTTATCTACATAAACTTCAGCACCTAATTCTTCTAATTTCTTTATAATAACCTTTGCTACTTCCCCTTCTTTTTTAGTAATACTATCAATTTTGACAAGCTCCATAAATTCTTCAATAAGCCTTTTTTCATTTACCATTTTACATACCTCCTAAGAAATTTTTTATTGAGGGATAATAACTAATTTTACAGTAGCAGTTATTTCTGGATGTAACTTTATGGTAACATTATATTCCCCTGTACTTTTTATTGGCTCAGACAACTCAATTTTTCTTTTATCTACTTTAATTCCTTTTTCTTCTAAAAGGGAGGCAATTTCCTTTGTTGTAACTGATCCAAAGAGTTTTCCACCTTCTCCAGCTTTTGTTAAAATTTCAAGCTCCATATTACTGATTTTTTCTGCATACTCTTTAGCTTCCTTTAATTCTTTTTCTTTTTTCCTTTGTTCAGCTTGTTTTTTATCATCTAATACCTTTACATTACCCTTTGATGCTTCTACAGCATAACCTTTTGGGATTAAAAAATTTCTAGCATAACCTTCAGAAACCTCTATAATTTCTCCTTGTTTTCCTACTTTTTTTACTGTTTGTAACATAATAACTTTCATAAAAAACACCTCCTAAATCCGTCTAAAATTAATGAAAAAGTCTCCTATACTAGCTAATAGAAGGATTTGAAAAAATAGTGGATTACCAAAAAAATTTAATATAACTAAAGTCATTGTTATTATTCTTAAGGGTTTTGAGTTAATTTTCTTTATATAAAAGGTTATTATAGAGATTCCCTGTAATACTATAACCATTACTGTAACTTGTAATATATTGACCCCTATTCTAGTTAATTGAGGAAAACCTATAGGTATTATTTGAGCTAAAACAAATATCCATAACAGCCAATAACCGAATTTCCAATGACTAAAGGGCGGTAATTGTTCATAGGGCACTTTAAAACTCTTTAGAATTTTTTGAGTGACAGTTAAAGCTAAATAACCATAAAACATCGAAGCTAATATTAATAAAGCTGGAAGTATATAAATAAAATCAGCTTTTGACATTATAAATTGCTTTTCTATATCTACATTATTGCCAAATTGTTGTAAGAAAGATTGTACCATCTCTAAAGAAGAAATTTGAATTTCTAGTATTTCATCAAGAAAATCATATTCTAGAAAAGTTACTGCTAAATAAAAAATACAGATAAAGGATAATAATGTAGCTACTGAAGTGAGTAAAAAAGTAAAGGTAGGTTTGAGTTTTTTTGAAAAAGAATATCCTAATGTTAAACCAATAAAATTAGCAAATATCATATTAACTAAGGAGGTATAAGGGTCAACTCCCACAACAATAAGTAATATTATTGATAAAAAGGAAATCATTAAACCTACTTTAATATTATGCCTAATTACTGCAAAGATAATAGGAGTGGGTAATAAGAAAAAAGTTACTAAACCTAAGGGAGTATAAATAGTTAATAGAGATAATACTACTAAAATCCCTAATAACAGTGCCCCCTCTACTATTGATTTAGTAGTTATCCTTTTCATTTACTCACCTCTAGCCATCAAGTACTGTTTCAATTCTTCTATATCCTCTTTAAGCTCAGTAGAACCTTCCCCATCTAACGAATTTACCTTCTCCACTAGTTTTTGATCTAATTTTCTATAACTAAATCCTAGTTTTTTAGCCAACCTAAACAGAGCGATCATCAGACCTATAATATAATCTACTGCTAATTCATCTTTTCCTTTATTAAGGGAATCGTAAATACGGGTAACCCCTGCTAATATATTAACCTTTATAGCTTCTATACTATGTATATTTTTTACTATATCTATCTTTTCTTTTCCACTCATTTTCCCACCCCCAAGAAAAATCGATATATAGCAGAAAAGGGCAAAAATTTTGCCCCGTTTTTTCTACAAATTTTATTCAGCTGTGAATGGCAGTAATGCTAAGATCCTTGCTCTCTTAATAGCAGTTGTTAACTGTCTTTGGTGATGAGCACAGGTTCCAGAAATACGGCGAGGCATAATTTTACCTCTATCAGTAATATATTTACGAAGTTTGTCAGCACTTTTGTAATCAATTTGCTCAATTTTATCTACACAAAAGTTGCAAACTTTTTTACGGCCTCTTTTTTTATCTTTGCGCATCCTTTTCCCTCCTTACCAATTAAAATGGAACATCTTCATTTACTTCTTCGCCAAAAGATGCAAAATCTTCTCCTCCAACTGACTTAGATCGTGAGTCTAAAAATCTAACATTTTCGGCGACTACTTCTGTGACATATCTTCTTTGGCCATCTGGGGTTTCATAGCTTCTAGTTTGTATTCTACCGTCAACTCCCGCTAAGGAACCTTTTCTTAAATAGTTTGCACAATGTTCAGCTGCTGTTCTCCAAACAACAACTGGTATAAAGTCTGCATCCCTTTCCCCTTGTTGATTTGTATAATTTCTGTTGACAGCTAAGGTAAAAGTGGTTACAGCAATACCAGTATTGGGAGTATACCTAAGTTCTGGGTCTTTTGTGAGTCTACCCACTAATACCACTCGATTTATCATTGGTACTCCCCCTTATACTTAACCTTTTTTAACTATCATGTGTCTTAAGATTCCGTCGGTAATTTTTAGAATACGATCTAACTCATCAACAACTTGACCATTACCAGTAAAGTTAACTAAAACATAGTAACCTTCTTTTTTGTTGTTGATTTCGTAAGCTAAACGTTTTTTACCCCATTCATTAACCTCATCAACTGTTCCACCTTGATTGGTAATGATGCCGTTGAACTTTTCGATTAAAGCTTGAATAGCTTCTTGTTCAAGTTCAGGGTTTACAATAAATACTAATTCGTATTTTGTCATCGACATTCACCTCCTCCCTCTGGACTAACGGCCCTATTTTTCATAGGGCAGGGACTAATATATTATAACATAAAAATTAGAAAAAGCAAACCCTTCCTTTATTTAGGGTCTGCAAATTTTTTAAAACCTTTTTCAAATTTTTCCCTTGGTAATAACACACTTCTTTCACAATTTATACATTTTATTCTAAAATCTATTCCAACCCTTAAAATTTCCCAGACTTTATTACCACACGGATGGGGCTTTTTCATTTCTACTAAATCTCCTACTTGAAATTTTAAATTCATTCTAAGCGACCACTCCTTGTAAAGCCCTTGCCAACTGGTCTGGGCAAGATGTTCCATTCCTACATTGAATACCAGATAATTTTTCTATAATTTCTTCTACCCTTCTACCTTCTACTAACCTGGCAATTCCTTGTACATTTCCTGTACATCCCTTTATAAATTCTACTTTTACTACAATTCCATCCTTAACTTCGATTACTATTTCTTGAGAACATACTCCCTGTGGTTTAAATTTAAATAACAAAACAAATACCTCCTTAAACTATATTAACAATTATATCTATAATTTTATAAATAATTGGTGCAAATATCGAGTTTGCCATACTTATTTCAGGTAATTTATCTATTAAAAAATAGCTCAACCAATTTAAGATAATAATCACTATTGTCATAAATACAAAGTTTACTATGATATTTATAAAACAAGCTAATATTTTCTTATTATTATTCCCATTTAGTTCTATTTTTCTATTATACAACAATAATGATGATATTCCTTGTAGTATTAAGAAAATTAAAGTAAATATTATTAACATATTTAGTAATTGCCCTATTATACCACCAATGGTAATTAGCAATTCTTCTACTACAAAGCTTGTATTTTCTTTATAATACTCTTTTACTAGACGGTTTTGAATTTCCGTTGTTACAGGTAACTCTTCTACAATTTTTCTAACCATTAAATAATCTTTTACTGGTTCTTCAAAAACTTTAATTACATAGTCCTTTTGAGATAAAGTTTCTGTAATTTTTTCATATTTTACTATAGTTATTCTACCAAATAATGAAATAGATATTAATAATGCTTTTAGAAAAAATAATACTTTAATTATATATTTCTTATATTTTTTACTATAACCCCATATGCCGCTCCAAAAAATGCAGTTTATAAAAAGTAAATCTATAATCATAATCTTCACCTCCCTTAAAATTATTTAGGTATAGTGAAGATTATGATTAAAATCTAATTTAAATACAAAAATCAACTATAAAACAATGGATAATAACTTCATTATTAAATTTGCAGATATCCCTGCTACTAATCCCCCAATAGTATGGGATATTATAGCTTTGTTGATAAGCTCTCTAGTACCAAGGGCATCCATCATAGCTACATGGGTTGATAAATAACCTGACCAACACATTCCCATTGCTGTAAATACAGCAATATCACTAGCTTGTATTAAACCTCTTTCTAAAAATCCTGGGACTAACCCGATTGCAGCTCCTACAGCACCTAACGCAGTTACTGGAAAAGCTAAAGCTTCTGGACTTGAGAAACCAAAAATAGGTTCAAGGACTGGATATAAATATCTACCGATCCAAGGTAAAAATCCTACCCCTTCAAAGGCTGCTCCAGTATAGCCTTCTGGTGATGGGCCAAAGGTCAACATTAAAACTAAGGTACATATAAACAGTACCCCTGGGATTATAGCTAGTCCCATTTCTACCCCTGTTCTACCACCCTCTAAAACAGCTTCTAAAAATCTTTGGGGAATTGAACCATCCCTTATTTCCCGATATTCAAAAAGTTCTTTGTCATCTATATCTTCTCTATCATCTATAACATTATAAAATTTTTTTGTTGATCTTAGCATTAACCGTACACTTACAATACAACCAATAACAGCACCTATATTTCCTACAATAGCAGGTATAATGAACTCTTTACCTCTAGAAATCATAAAACTTGTTACGATTAGCCCCATTCCAAAAGCTGTCCCTAAATTACAAAGAACAGGTAACTGATGTTTTTTGAAGTATTTTTTAAAACCTTCATCTTTAGCTAAACTAATTATCGCAGGATTATCAGAAATATAAGTAGTTATTCCTCCAATAGCAGCTGCTCCAGGCAAATTAAAAAGGGGTTTCATTAGTGGTGATAATATTTTGTTAATTAAAGCTATTAAACCAAATTCAACTGCAACTGCTCCACAGGCTCCTGCTAATACAGCTACTGCCATTATATAAAGTACTGTGTCCAATAACAACACATGGGCAGTTTTCATAATAGTTGAAAACATATTATCAAATCCCATAATAAACCCTAGAGTTCCAACGAATAGAAAAAGAGCCCCTGATATTAAAAATGCCTCTAAGTTAACAGCTTTTACCCTTTTTTTAACAGTTTGAGCCATAACTCTCCACTCTCCAATTCTTTAATTACTTTTTAAATATACCGACGTAATAACTGCAAAAATTGTAGTTTTAACATTACCATTTAGTATTATTTCTGTAATCCAAGCAATCCCTCCTGCCATAATTGAAATTAAAATGGTTATAAAAATTTCTTTAAAATAATCTTCTAAATAACTAAAAAGTTTCTTCCTATATATTACGTAGGTTAATATATCATGAAAAATCTTAACACCTAAAAAAAGTAAGGATGTTAAGATTATTTTATTATCTATACCTCGCCCTGTAATGATGGAGTATAAAGCTTCTGCAAACAAAATTAAAATTATTAAATTAAAAATATATATACTGTAACTATTTTTCTTCATTATTTTCACCCTTTGAATGAATTCCTCTATTTCAAACATATCATCAATTTTTCACTAAAGCAACCCTTTTTTTGTTTTTAACAATTTAGAAAAAATATATTTAATTGAATTAACCATAATATATAAATTTAAAAATCCAAAAAAGGGATAAATATAACCTACTAAAGGGGTAAATCCAATTAGTGAAATAGATACTCCTAAAATTAGTAACAAAATAACCATAAGGTGGTAGTTTAATTTAAATTTTTCTTCTAATCTATTTATTAATCCAAATCCAATTCCCAGGGCAGAAGTTAAAATAGCAATACCAATAGCTATTATTAATAACCAACTAAATATTTTGTTGATATTAATTGTTAAGTCCATGATTGGTAAGTCTGAAGGAGACGCCAATTTAGCTGTTGCTCCTATCATTAAAAATAACATCAATCCCAATAATATACCTGCTAATAATGGAGCAATAATAACGGTTTTTTTATGGCAGATCTCTTTTTTTAATGAAGCTAGTACAACCATCCCTATTATTAAATTATAAGATACATAAACAATACTAGAAAACAGGTAATTTCTAGGAACAAGGGATGTAGATGTTGGAAAACTTTTTTCATATAACAAACTATAACTACAAAGAATCACTACTATTAAAAATAAAAAGGGTATAAGTATGCCATTTATGTTAATAATACCTTTTATCCCATTAATAAAAGATAACCAAAGTATAGTTATTATAATTAGATAAGCAATAAAACTATTAGGAATTATGTAGTTTATAAACAATGTATGGGCTGCCGCTATCATTATAGTAAAACTACCTAATAAAAATAGAGTTATTATAAAATCTATTATTTTTATGACTTTTCTACCAACCACTTTTTTCAATAAATCATAATAATTATATATTGATTCTTCATATACTATCTTAAGGTAAATCCAGCCAAAAAGTATAAAACCTAAAGTAGCCGTTATAGCTCCAATATATCCTTTGTTGTTAAATCTAGTAAAAAACTGAAAAACTTCTTGTCCGGTAGCAAACCCTGCTCCTACTATTACACCTACATAAGTTAAAGCGATTTTCCTAGATTCTTTATCCATAGTTAGCCCCCCTATTACCTTCTCCCATTGATTTTTTTAATTTTTGCAATTTCTTTATATAATTTCCTATGTCTTATGAATAATTTTTATGTTATTACATAAAAATTATTACGGCTAAAATTTAGGAGGTTTATTATGTTTGGGTTATTCGGTAAACCTGATAAAAAGATGTATAGTATAAGGGTTGATAGTAATTCACCTAACTGTCATTTTACTATTAAAAACAGCTTACTTGACTATATTCATACTGCTAAACCAGATTGGTCAGATCTCGTTGTAATGTGTATTGGTACAGACCGTTCTACCGGTGATAGTTTAGGTCCATTAGTTGGTAGTAAAATAGAAAAATTAAATAATATCGAAAGTGTTCATATTATGGGTACACTTGAAGATCCAGTACATGGAGCTAATCTTGAAGATAAATTAAAAAAATTGGTGAATTTTAAAAACCCCCTTGTAATTGCTATCGATGCTTGTTTGGGAAGCCTTGAAAATGTTAGTACTATATCCGTTGGGATCGGCAGTCTAAAACCCGGTGCTGGTGTAAAAAAAGAACTGCCGGAAGTAGGCCATATATATATAACAGGAGTAGTTAATGTCGGAGGTTTTATGGAATATTTTGTTTTACAGAATACCCGATTAGCTGTAGTTATGAAAATGGCTAATATTATAGCTGCTTCTTTGGAGTCAACAATTTTAGATTTAACTTTATTAAAAACCCATAAAAAAGCTTAAAGAAGGGCCAATGCCCTTCTTTTAATGTACTATTCTTCTTTGCACTTCTTCAACAACTTGTTCAGCTGTCAAAGCTCTACAATCTATTACCGGCACTTCATTTGTTACTGTTTGCATTCCTAAGAAATTTTCATCCATACCAGTTACTACTACTGCTACAGGATTTGTTACATTTTGAGATAAATTGACTGTTTTAAATCCTGCATTTTCTAGAGCTTGTTTTACATCTGTTAATCCATCTTCTACTGCCACTATATTTCTCATTTTTGAACCTCCTTAATTATTCTTTATAAAGGCCTGTTTATATTTTTTAATATTTCCTTCTCATTTATGCAAAAAAAAAAAAAGGTGTTTATCCCACCTTTTTAGACTCTTCCTTTTCT from Anaerobranca gottschalkii DSM 13577 includes the following:
- the yyaC gene encoding spore protease YyaC, with the translated sequence MFGLFGKPDKKMYSIRVDSNSPNCHFTIKNSLLDYIHTAKPDWSDLVVMCIGTDRSTGDSLGPLVGSKIEKLNNIESVHIMGTLEDPVHGANLEDKLKKLVNFKNPLVIAIDACLGSLENVSTISVGIGSLKPGAGVKKELPEVGHIYITGVVNVGGFMEYFVLQNTRLAVVMKMANIIAASLESTILDLTLLKTHKKA
- a CDS encoding YkuS family protein — translated: MRNIVAVEDGLTDVKQALENAGFKTVNLSQNVTNPVAVVVTGMDENFLGMQTVTNEVPVIDCRALTAEQVVEEVQRRIVH